The following proteins are co-located in the Flammeovirga kamogawensis genome:
- a CDS encoding YceI family protein produces MIKKIALYLILFLFTTLPLVTAQSIDQTLSTVNFSISNFKVNTVDGAFKKMDGEINFNAENLNSSNFNVCISAASIFTDNEKRDEHLRNEDFFDVKKFPTICFISNDIRKTDNGYESNGKLTLHGITKVVTIDFNKDKNSFTGQLNINRLDFNLGEDTGTFTVGNEVEIEIKCVLKE; encoded by the coding sequence ATGATTAAAAAGATAGCCCTTTATCTCATACTTTTTTTATTTACTACACTCCCCTTAGTTACTGCTCAAAGTATAGATCAAACACTTTCTACAGTCAATTTTTCTATCAGTAATTTTAAGGTGAATACGGTAGATGGAGCTTTTAAAAAGATGGATGGGGAAATTAATTTTAATGCAGAAAATCTAAATTCATCAAATTTTAATGTTTGTATATCTGCAGCATCAATATTTACAGATAACGAAAAAAGAGATGAGCATTTAAGAAATGAAGACTTTTTTGATGTTAAAAAGTTTCCTACAATATGTTTTATTTCTAATGACATTCGAAAAACTGATAACGGCTATGAAAGTAATGGTAAGCTTACTTTACATGGCATTACAAAAGTCGTAACTATTGATTTTAATAAAGATAAAAACTCATTTACAGGTCAGTTAAATATTAACAGGCTTGACTTTAACCTTGGTGAGGACACTGGTACTTTTACAGTGGGTAACGAGGTAGAAATAGAAATTAAATGTGTGTTAAAGGAATAA
- a CDS encoding ABC-F family ATP-binding cassette domain-containing protein produces the protein MISVDNLGVEFSGATLFSGVSFVVNPTDKIALMGKNGAGKSTLMKIVAGVQKPTTGKVSAPKDAVIAYLPQHLLTEDDCTVFEETAKAFKQIFQMRDEMEELNKALETRTDYESAEYMGIIEKVTDLGEKFYALEEVNYDAEVEKALKGLGFKQEDFQRQTSEFSGGWRMRIELAKILLQKPDLILLDEPTNHIDIESVIWLEDFLVNKANAVMVISHDRAFIDNITNRTIEVTMGRIYDYKANYSKYLELREDRRAHQVKAYNEQQKMIADNRAFIERFKGTYSKTNQVSSRERMLEKLDIIEIDEIDTSALKLRFPPAPRSGEFPVTVSEVTKKYEEQVVFKDASLSIRKGEKVSFVGRNGEGKSTMIKAILNEIDVDGKCELGHNVSVGYFAQNQASLLDESLTIFQTVDEVAKGDIRKQINNILGGFMFQGDDVDKKVSVLSGGEKTRLAMVKLLLEPINLLILDEPTNHLDLKSKDVLKEALKAYDGTLILVSHDRDFLQGLSEKVFEFKEQRVIEHFETIDAFLERNRIKSIADINLK, from the coding sequence ATGATATCAGTTGATAATTTAGGAGTAGAATTTAGTGGAGCAACACTTTTTAGTGGCGTTTCTTTTGTGGTAAACCCGACAGATAAAATTGCCTTAATGGGTAAAAATGGAGCGGGTAAATCAACTTTAATGAAAATAGTAGCAGGTGTTCAAAAACCTACTACAGGTAAAGTATCTGCACCAAAAGATGCGGTAATTGCTTACTTGCCTCAGCATTTATTAACTGAAGATGATTGTACTGTTTTTGAAGAAACGGCTAAAGCTTTTAAGCAGATCTTCCAAATGCGAGATGAGATGGAAGAACTCAATAAAGCATTAGAAACTAGAACAGATTACGAAAGTGCCGAGTACATGGGCATTATTGAAAAAGTAACTGATTTAGGTGAGAAATTCTACGCTTTAGAAGAAGTAAATTACGATGCAGAAGTAGAAAAAGCATTAAAAGGTTTAGGCTTTAAACAAGAAGATTTTCAACGCCAAACAAGTGAGTTTAGTGGTGGTTGGAGAATGCGTATAGAGTTAGCCAAAATACTTTTACAAAAGCCTGATCTAATTTTATTAGATGAGCCTACCAACCATATTGATATTGAATCTGTAATTTGGTTAGAAGACTTTTTAGTAAATAAAGCCAATGCCGTAATGGTTATCTCTCACGATAGGGCATTTATTGATAATATTACTAACCGTACTATTGAAGTAACAATGGGACGTATCTACGATTATAAAGCAAACTATTCTAAGTATTTAGAATTACGCGAAGACCGTAGAGCACATCAAGTAAAAGCATATAACGAACAACAAAAAATGATTGCTGATAATAGAGCTTTCATTGAACGTTTTAAAGGAACATATTCTAAAACAAATCAAGTATCATCTAGAGAAAGAATGCTTGAAAAGTTAGATATTATAGAAATTGATGAGATAGATACATCTGCATTAAAGCTTCGTTTTCCTCCAGCTCCTCGTTCGGGTGAGTTTCCAGTTACAGTTTCTGAGGTAACAAAAAAGTACGAAGAGCAAGTAGTATTTAAAGATGCCAGCCTTTCTATTAGAAAAGGAGAAAAAGTATCTTTTGTTGGTAGAAATGGCGAAGGAAAATCGACCATGATTAAGGCAATTTTAAATGAGATTGATGTAGATGGTAAATGCGAACTGGGCCATAATGTAAGTGTTGGTTACTTTGCACAAAATCAAGCGTCTCTTTTAGACGAGTCTTTAACGATTTTCCAAACTGTAGATGAAGTAGCAAAAGGAGATATCAGAAAGCAAATTAATAATATACTTGGTGGCTTTATGTTCCAAGGAGATGATGTTGATAAAAAAGTTAGTGTTCTGTCTGGAGGAGAGAAAACACGCTTGGCTATGGTGAAATTACTTTTAGAGCCTATCAATTTGCTTATTCTTGATGAACCTACAAACCACTTAGACCTTAAATCAAAAGATGTTTTAAAAGAAGCATTAAAAGCTTATGATGGAACATTAATATTAGTTTCTCACGATAGAGATTTCTTACAGGGATTATCAGAAAAAGTATTCGAATTTAAAGAGCAAAGAGTAATAGAGCATTTCGAAACAATCGATGCTTTCTTAGAAAGAAATAGAATAAAAAGTATTGCTGATATTAATTTGAAGTAA
- a CDS encoding dihydrofolate reductase family protein, translated as METKNKVFIATSIDGFIADKNGGIDWLNETPNPTGDDMGYNDFNKTVDALIMGKNTFETVLGFGIDWPYSKPVFVLSTTLKEVPKGYEDKVFIVNGTLNEVLDTIHQKGFKNLYLDGGKTIQSFLKEDLVDDLCLTTIPVLLGEGIPLFTSMNKRQDFELVESKVYLGQIVQSHFKRKRN; from the coding sequence ATGGAAACAAAAAATAAAGTATTTATCGCTACTAGTATAGATGGATTTATCGCCGATAAAAACGGTGGAATTGATTGGTTAAATGAAACGCCAAATCCTACAGGTGACGATATGGGCTACAACGATTTTAATAAAACAGTTGATGCCTTGATAATGGGTAAAAATACTTTTGAAACAGTACTTGGCTTTGGGATAGATTGGCCCTACTCTAAGCCTGTATTTGTATTAAGTACTACTTTAAAAGAAGTTCCAAAAGGCTATGAAGATAAAGTGTTTATTGTAAATGGAACATTAAATGAAGTACTCGATACAATTCATCAAAAAGGGTTTAAAAACCTCTATTTAGATGGAGGTAAAACTATACAGAGTTTTCTTAAAGAAGATTTAGTAGACGATTTATGCCTTACAACAATCCCTGTTTTACTGGGAGAGGGAATACCATTATTTACGTCTATGAATAAAAGACAAGATTTTGAACTTGTTGAAAGTAAAGTTTACCTAGGCCAAATTGTACAATCGCATTTTAAAAGAAAAAGAAACTAA
- a CDS encoding DUF6984 family protein: MAERRLVKEEELILANHLLQLAGENASDFDLPTMVDEYEGGKMGSINFTPPEKAAYGGDIVQVVYNDSDEVPVVITLTKNINNEILDMDFWKKDFSKLLQYPTPDKVAIADKNGFI; encoded by the coding sequence ATGGCTGAAAGAAGATTAGTGAAAGAAGAAGAACTAATATTAGCCAACCACTTATTACAGTTGGCTGGTGAAAACGCTTCTGATTTTGATTTACCAACAATGGTAGATGAATATGAAGGAGGAAAAATGGGAAGTATAAACTTTACCCCTCCAGAAAAAGCAGCTTACGGTGGCGATATTGTTCAAGTTGTTTATAATGATAGTGATGAAGTTCCTGTAGTAATTACATTAACTAAAAATATAAATAATGAGATTTTAGATATGGATTTCTGGAAAAAAGATTTCTCTAAATTATTGCAATATCCAACTCCAGATAAAGTTGCTATTGCTGATAAAAACGGTTTTATCTAA